Below is a window of Polyangiaceae bacterium DNA.
GCTGGGCGGCGACTTCGTGGTGCTCCCGGGGCAGCTCGCTGCGCGAGCCGGCGCCTTCTTCGAGCCCGACGCCCAGAACGAGCAGTACGCCAACGTCTCGTTCCTGGCCAGCCAGCGCATCGGCTTGGCCCTCGGCGGGACCTACCGCGTCGCGATGATCGACATCGAGGCGGCGTACATGCACATCTTCGTCACCGAGATCGACAACGGAGACCGGGGCAAGCTCTTGGTCGTGAGCGGTGACGCCAAGGGCGGGGCGTTTCGTTCGCCCTACGGCATCAACAGCGGGCGCTTCCGGCAGAGCGCGAACGTGTTCTCGGTCGGGGCGACGGCCAGGTTCTAGTCTCGGAGATTTGCGCAACGACGCCACGGCGCCACGACGCCACGTAGAGAAGAGAATTGATTTTGCCCGGGCTGACGGCGCGAGCGTGAGATGACGGCCGACTTCCTTTGGACCTGCCGCGCGGGGTTCGAGAGCGACCTGGCCGAGGAGGTTTCGGGGAAGGTGCTCGCGCCGGCGCTGGCGCGGGGGAGGGCGCCAAGGGACCGATTGCCGACCTTCGGGCGGCAAGGGCTGCCGATCCAGGCGGAGGTCGCGCCGACGGCCGAGGACTGCCTTCCGATCGTGAAGCAGCGGCTGGGAGAAGGGGCCTTCGGGTTTCACGTCTGGGTGCCCGACAGCGACGCTGGGAACGCGCTCACCGGGCTCGCCGACCAGCTCGGGCGTGAGCTGCGTGCCGGGCTCGGTGACGCCGGCGCGCGCGAGCGCCGCGCGGACCAGCTGGCCGCATCGGATCCGCTCGTGCAGATCGCGGTCACGAGTCGGGAACGGGCGTTCATCGGCGCGCTGCCCGTGAGCGAAGTGGCCTCGACCTGGCCCGGCGGGCGCGCCCGCATGAAGCTGCCGGCGGGTGCGCCGTCCCGGGCCACCGCGAAGCTCTTGGAGGCGCTCTCGTGGATCGGCATCGCTCCGGGGCCGGGAGAGGTGTGCGTCGATCTCGGCGCGGCGCCCGGCGGCTGGACCTTCGTGCTGCTCGCGAAGAGGGCGCGGGTCATCGCCGTCGATCGCGCCGCCATGGCGCCAGCCATCGCCCGAGACCGGCGCCTGCGTCACGTGCGCGACAACGCCTTCGAGTTCCGGCCGGACGAGCCGGTGGATTGGCTGTTCTGCGACATGGTGCACAAGCCCACGGAGGTCGCGCGGCTGATCGCGCGCTGGGGACGCGAAGGGCTCGCGCGCCTGGTCGTCTCGAACCTGAAGCTGCCGATGAAGAAGCGCGTGCCGGTCGTCGCGGAAGCCCGTCGCATCGTCCAGGCCGGCGGCTGGAAAGACCTGCGGACGCGGCAGCTCTACCACGATCGCGACGAGATCACGCTGTTTGCCCACGCCTGACTCAGCCCTTGGGCCCGGCGCGGTGCTTTGCTAGGACTCTGAGCCCCATGCCCGAACCGCGTCTCCACAACGTCATGATCATCGGCTCCGGCCCCGCCGGCCTCACCGCGTCCATCTACGCCGCGCGCGCGAACCTGAAGCCGTATTGCGTCGAAGGCTTCAACGCCGGCGGCTTGATCCCCGGCGGGCAGCTCATGTTCACCACGGACGTCGAGAACTACCCGGGCTTCCCCCACGGCGTGACCGGGCAAGAGATGATGGCGAAGTTCCGCGAGCAGGCGGAGCGCCAGGGCACCGAGATCGAGACAGCCGACGTACAGAAGGTCGACTTCTCCGAGCGGCCCTTCAAGGTCTGGGTCGGGGAGGACGAGAACGTGCTTCACCTGGCCAAGACGGTGATCATCGCTACCGGTGCTCGCGCCAACTACGTTGGCCTCCCTAACGAAGAGAAGCTCAAGAACAAGGGCGTGAGCGCGTGCGCGGTGTGCGACGGCGCGCTCTTCCGCAACCAGGACGTGGCCGTGGTGGGCGGGGGCGACACCGCGATGGAGGAGGCGAGCTACCTTGCCGGCCTGTGCTCGCGTGTGACGCTGATCCACCGGCGCGACGAGTTCCGTGCCTCCAAGGCCATGCAGCAGCGCGTGACCGCGAATCCGAAGATCGAGATCCTCTACAGCCACGTCGTGGAAGACGTGCTCGACGTCTCGCAGGACAAGGTCACAGGAATTCGGGTCAAGAACCTGAAAGACGGCGCGAGCCGCACCGTGGACGTCGGCGCTCTGTTCGTCGCCATCGGCCACACCCCGCTCACGGACCTGTTCAAGGGACAGCTGGAGCTGCACCCGAACGGCTACCTGAAGGTCGAGCCGGGCAGCACGCGGACCAGCACGCCGGGCGTCTTCGCAGCCGGTGACGTGGCGGACTGGGTGTATCGGCAGGCCGTGACGGCGGCCGGGACGGGCTGCATGGCGGCGCTGGACGCCGAGCGGTTCCTGCAAGCGAACGACCATTGAGCGTCCCCTCCGACGACCCCCGCGAGGAGCTGCGCGCGCTGACCCAAGCGCTCCGGGCTCACGCCGAGTGGCAAGCGGTCACCGGTGCCACGGGCCTGCCGGCGGCGACCCCGGAGCTCGACGCCGAGCGACGGCCGCCGGACCCGGGCCCGGTCGTACCCTCGCTCGCACCCGAGCTCGGAGCTCCTGCGCCCGCCTCCGAGCCTCGGCGGCAGCCGTCGGCAGCCGCGGTCGCGCTGCCGGCACCGGTCACGGATCCCGCCGAGCGCAAGCGGCAGCTCGAGCTGATCGCTTCGGAGGTGCGCGAGTGCGTCGCTTGCGGCTTGCACAGCGCGCGCACGCAGACCGTGTTCGCGCGGGGTACGGGCAGTGCGGGCCTCTGCTTCGTGGGAGAGGGGCCGGGCGCCGACGAGGACGCGCAGGGTGAGCCCTTCGTCGGCGCGGCGGGGCAGCTGCTCGACAAAATGATCGAAGCGATGGGGTTGTCGCGAGACGAGGTCTACGTGGCCAACATCGTCAAGTGTCGGCCCCCGAAGAACCGCAAGCCCGAGCCGGACGAGATGGCGCAGTGTCTGCCGTACCTCGAACGCCAGCTCGCCATCTTGAGCCCGGAGGTGATCGTGGCGCTCGGCGCGACGGCCGTGCAGGGACTGCTCGGCACCAGCGAGGGCATCACGCGCCTGCGCGGCAAGTGGAAGCTCTACAAGGGCCGCATCGCGGTCATGCCCACGTTCCACCCGGCCTACCTCCTGCGCACGCCTTCGGCGAAGCGCGAGGTGTGGGCCGACCTGCAAGCGGTGCTACGCCAGATGGGGCGACAGCCTCCGCCGCCGAAGAAGGCGTGAGTTGGCGTCGCTCGTCGAGCGCCTCCCGGGCAAGACGCTGGGCCGCGTGGTCCGAGCCGTCCTCGTCGTGATCGGCCTCGCGCCCCTCGCAACGCCCTTTCTCGAACAGCTCCCGCTGCTGCGCTACCTGGCGATCCCCTTCAACGCCTGGTTCGAGTTTCAGTGCCACCGCGAGCTCGGGCGCTCCTTCGAGATTCTCGGGCACACGCTCCCGGTGTGCTCGCGCTGCTTCGGCATCTACGCCGGCCTGGGCCTGGGCGCGCTGGTCCTGCGCCCGCGCCTGGACGTGTGGCCGCTGCGCATCTGGGTCGGCGTGGCGGCCGTCGCGATGATCCTGGACGTCGTCACGGAGAACCTGGGCATGCGCCCGCCCTCCGGCTGGGTCCGCTTCGTGACCGGGACGTTGCTCGCCTACCCGGTCGGCGCGGCGCTGGTGCTCACCGCGCGCGGCGACGCCGACGCTACGTCTTGAAGGTCGATGCGTCCACCAGCACGGGACGCGCGTCCGCGGCCAGCGGGTTCGGCAGACCGATGCACCAGAAGTCGACGGCGCTGCCGTCGGCGCGCACGCGCAGCCGAAGAAAATGCTTGAAGCCCGGGTGGTCGAGGGCCGTGAAGGCCTGGGTGTGCTCGAAGCCGAGGCGAGTCAGGAGCGCCAGGTAGGCGCCGAAGACGAAAGCGCCGCCGAACACCGCCCCGAGCAAGCTGCCCGAGATCAGGAGCGTCCGCGACACGGGCAGCTCGGCCAGCGCCGCCAGCGTCCTGAGCAGCTGCGCTGCGCCCACGGGCAGGAGCGCCGTGGCGGAGCCGGCCAGCAACGCCGGCAGGAGCACTCGCGAGCCGTGACGGCGCAGCCCGCCGATCAGCGCATAGACCAGCGTCGTGACCAGCACCACGACGGCCGGCGCGACCCAGCGCGTACCGAGCCAGGTGAACGCGGCGATGCCCAGGCCGAACGCCGGCGCGAACAACGCGAGCAGGATCAGGTGCGGCAAGAACCCGGACCGTCCGACGGCGATCTTCCAGGGGACCTGCCAGAGCAGCGCCGCGCTCTGGCGTGCGTCGGGCCACTCGACATCCGGCGTGATGCGAGCCCGCTTGTCGATGGGGGCGGGGTGCAGGAACGCGCCGCCGCCCCCGGCGATGACGTGCAGAGCCTGCCCCTGCTGGAAACGCTCGTAGTGGTGAACGTCGCCGGAGAGCAAGAACGCCGGCTTGGCCTCCGTGTCGAGGCCCAGGGCGCGGATCATCGCCGTGCCGGTGCGGCTCGGCGTTCCGAAGTGGTAGACTGGGTCCGGCAGCGCGACCCAGGGCGTGACCTGCGCGTTCTGCCCGAGCCAGCCGGTGAGGAAGCGCGTCTGTCGCCCGTCGAGGTCACGCAGCTGACGATCGACCCCGAGCAGGTGAAGCGTCGGCGTGAGCGGCAGCACGAAGTAGCTCGCGCCCTGGATGGCGGTGTAGCCCTTCAGCACCAGACTCTTCGGTTTCTCCACCTTCCCGCCGCGCAGGAACTCCTTGGCCCACTCGGCGTAGTGCTCCAGCATGCGCTGCGAGATGCCGAGCATGCTCGGGCGCGTGTCGTCGTCTTCGGCGTGGCGGCGGAACAGGCGCGCGAAGCCGTCGAGCCCGTCGTACCAGTCGTGGTTGCCCGGAATGCCGAGCAGCACGCGGGACCGGTCGTCGTCCAGGTCGTCGAGCACTTGGTTGAAGGGCACCAGCACGCGATTGGCGATTTCGGTGGCGGTGGCCACCGGATAGGCGGTGTCGCCGCCGAAGATCAGCACGTCACCGCGCGGGCCCTCCAAGTGCTCGCCGGGGTGCTCGGGGTCCGGGAGCTCGTAGTCGCTGAACACCAGGCGCGCCATCGCGCGGCTCACCGAGACGTCGTCGCCAGTGTCCGCCAAGTAGTCGATCCAGACGTCCCGGCCCAGGGTCTCACACAGGGAAGCGCCGGTTGGCGTGGCACCGAGCGCGAGGGCCGCCCGGTCCGCCAGCGCAAACGGCGGGTCGGGCGTCATCCAGTCCCGCGAGTCGATGTCCTCGGTGGCGATGGCGCTGGAGACGAAGTGGCGGAGGTGCCCCCAGAACGAGCGCACCCCGAACCAGACCACGCCCCGGGGGCGCTCGTGCCCGCGCACGAAGCGGGTGATCGGCCGAGCGAGCTCGAAGCGCTCAGGGCGGAGGAGGGTCTCTGCCACGCCCCTCTTCACTCCGGCTTCGGGTGACTCACCGCCGAGGCGTCGTACATCAGGCGGATCTGGCTCGCGTAGCGCTCGCGGATGCGCTCGCGGCGCGGCTTGAGCGTCTCGGTCAGCTCGCCGTCGGCGACGCTGAGCTCGCGCTCCAAAATGGCGAATTTCCGCACCTGTTCGAAGCGCGACAGACGCCGGTTGACGTCGTCGACGTCGAGCTGGATCAGCGCTCTGAGCTCTGGGTCGCGGGAGAGCGACGCGGGATCGGTGCCGCGACGGTGATCCGCTGCCCAGCGCTTCACCGTGCTCATGTCCAGGGTCAAGAGCGCCACCAAGTAGCGCTCTCGGTCCCCGAGCACGACCGCCTGGCTGAGCCACGGAGACTGGCAGAGCAGACGCTCCAGGGCCTGCGGCGCCACGTTCGAGCCGCCAGCAGTCACGATTAGGTCCTTCTTGCGATCGACGATGCTGAGGAAGCCGTCGGCGTCGAGCCTGCCGATGTCCCCGGTGTGCAACCAGCCGTCGGCGTCGATGACCTCCGCCGTCGCCTCGGGTTGTCCGAAGAAGCCGCGCATCAAGGTCGGCCCGCGGAGCAAGACTTCGCCGTCCTTCTCGACGCGGGTCTCGACGCCGTCGAGCGGCACTCCGACCGTGCCGAAGCGATAGCGGTCGAGGCGGTTCACGTGGCTACAGCCGGAGGCTTCGGTCAGGCCGTAGCCTTCGAGCACCAGGATGCCCATGGCGTGGAACCACTCGGCCAGCTCCTTGGAGAGCGGCGCGCCCCCGCTCACCGCGAAGGCCAAGCGCCCTCCGAAGCGCTCGCGAACCTTGGAGAGCGCGATCTTGTCGGCGTAGCGCAGGCGCGCGGCCAGGAGGCCCGAAGGCGTATCGCCGCGCTGCCTGAGGCGCGAGGTCTGAAGCCCGATGCCCACGGCCCAGCGCCAGAGCCGCTCCTTCACCGCGCCCTCTGCGCCGGCATTCTCGGTCGCGACCGTGAACACCTTCTCGAACAGGCGCGGCACGGAGGCGAAGAAGGTCGGTCGCACCTCCATGAAGCTCTCGATCACCCGGTGCATGCCCTCGGCGAAGGCGGTGCGCGCACCGGCCGCGACACAGCCAAAGAGCACGATGCGCGCCAGTATGTGTGCCAACGGCAGGAACAGGAGCTGCTCGTCGCCCGGGCCCACCGCCACGGCCCGGAGCAGACCCTGCACCTCGGCCAAGAGGGCGCCGTGCGTGAGCATCGCGCCCCGCGGCACGCCGGTCGTGCCGGAGGTGTAGACGATCGTGGCCAGGTCGTCCGGGCCCAGCGCCGCACGCCGCTCGTCGAAGCGCCGGCTCGGCTCGGTCTCGCTCCCGAGCGCGGTGGCGTCGCGCAGGGCGTCGAGCCAGCGGCGCACCGGCAGCGGCGCCGCACTCTTGCGTTCGATGGGCTCGAAGGGGGCGGCCGTATCGAGCACCACCACGCCCTCGAGCGTGACGTTCGTCAGGGCCGCCCGGGAGAGCGCTTCGAGCCCGGCGGCGGTTTCGACGAATGCGCGCCGGGCTCCGCTGTTCTCGAGAATCAGCGCGATCTGCTCGGCGGTCGCCGTCGGGTACACGGGGACCGTGACGGCGCCGGCTCCCAGGACGCCGAAGTCGATGATGCCCCACTCTTCGCGCGTGCTCGACATGAGGAGCACGCGATCCCCTCTCTGGACGCCGCTCTCGATCAGGCTGATGGAGAGCGCTCGGCTCGCGTCTCGCCACTCGCGCCAGCTCTCACCGCTCCAGCGCCCGGCCTTCTTGCTCCTGAGCGCTAGGGCATCGCCGCTCTCTGCCGCGCGATGCTCGAGCAGGTCTTGCAGGTGTCTGGCGGCCATGCCCGCCGGTTCACAGCCCGAAGACGTAACCCAGGCTCGGCTCGATGACCTGACCGCTGGTCGGCAGCATCTGCATGATGTTCAGGTTGAGCTGGAATCCGCTGTTCGGGCTCAACGCGTAGACGATGCCGCCGTTCAGGCCGACGAAGCTCTGGCCGAGCTTCTTGAAAGCGTCGAGGTTGCGGGCCTGCCCCTGGGCGTTGGGCTGGTTCTGCATGCACTGGGCGTAGCTCGGGTTCGTGGACGGGTTCTTGCAGTCGCGGATCGTCACGGGGAGCTTGGCGTCCACTTGGGCCACGCCGCCGCCGGCGCCGATGTACGGCCGGAGGCCCTTCTTGGCGAAGACGTCCTTGCCGAGCCAATACTGGACGCGGAGCTCGCCGTGCCATGGCAAGAACTTCACGTTCTTGTCCTTGCCCGCAGCGGGGCCCCCGTTGAAGGCGAAGCCGGCGCGAGCGCCCAGCGTGATGTTGGTTCCGAGCACGCGGTCGAAGGAGACCAGCAAGCGCGCAGTGGCGGGCGCCATGCCGGTGCTGATCTTGTTGGCGACGCCGGGCTGCGGGTCGTCGCTGTACTGATTCTCCGTGCCCTCCTCGAAGCAGGCGAAGCCCTCGTCGGCCTGGCTGGTCTTCGAGCACACGTCGTCACCGCCCACGATGGCCAGGTCGTAGGCCGCGTGGAAGCCGAGCCAGTTCTTCTTGAACGGCCCGCTCGGCCCGCTCGAGTCGCACTTGCCGCCGGAGCACTTGGCGCCGCTCGGGCAGTCGGCATCGAGGTCGCAGGTCTGCCCCTGCTCGCAGGTGCCGTTCGTGCAGGACAGGCCCGACTGGCACTCGTCCGAGGAGGCGCAGCTCGAGCCCCAGCCCTTGGTACCGCCGCCGCCCTTCTTGCAACCGGGGAAGTCGGGGGGGCACTCTTCCTGCTCCGCGCAGCGCGCCGGCGGATCCTTGTCTGGGAAAGCGGGCGCGTCCTGATCGGTCTGCGCGACTACGGCGAGCTCGACCGGCTTGCCCTTGCTGCCGTAGGTGTCGACGGTCTCACCCGAGGCGTCCTGCGCGCGGATGTAGAAGCGGAGGGTGCCCGCGAGCTGCGTGGCGGAGCAGGGGATCTCCGCCTGGAAAGCGTCGCCCTTCTTGCTCATCTTGAGCGTCTTCCACTGGTCGCCGCCGAACTCCTTGTACTTGACCTCGGCCTTGGTGGCCTCCTCCTCGGTCGTACAAGAAATGGGGATGGCGCGCCGGGTCTGCACCTCGGTGATCTTCGGCTCGCACTCCATCTCGCCGACGGCGCCTTCGCCCTTGGGAGGCTTCTTGCCACCCTCGCCGCCTTCGCCCTTGCCAGCCTCGCCGCCGCTGCCGCCCGTCCCCGCCGCCGCGCCGCCGCCTTGCACCTCGGTGAAGGCCTTCTTCGTCTCGGGAGTGGCGAGCGCTTCGTCCAGCGTGACCTTGGCGTCTGCG
It encodes the following:
- the rlmM gene encoding 23S rRNA (cytidine(2498)-2'-O)-methyltransferase RlmM encodes the protein MTADFLWTCRAGFESDLAEEVSGKVLAPALARGRAPRDRLPTFGRQGLPIQAEVAPTAEDCLPIVKQRLGEGAFGFHVWVPDSDAGNALTGLADQLGRELRAGLGDAGARERRADQLAASDPLVQIAVTSRERAFIGALPVSEVASTWPGGRARMKLPAGAPSRATAKLLEALSWIGIAPGPGEVCVDLGAAPGGWTFVLLAKRARVIAVDRAAMAPAIARDRRLRHVRDNAFEFRPDEPVDWLFCDMVHKPTEVARLIARWGREGLARLVVSNLKLPMKKRVPVVAEARRIVQAGGWKDLRTRQLYHDRDEITLFAHA
- the trxB gene encoding thioredoxin-disulfide reductase codes for the protein MPEPRLHNVMIIGSGPAGLTASIYAARANLKPYCVEGFNAGGLIPGGQLMFTTDVENYPGFPHGVTGQEMMAKFREQAERQGTEIETADVQKVDFSERPFKVWVGEDENVLHLAKTVIIATGARANYVGLPNEEKLKNKGVSACAVCDGALFRNQDVAVVGGGDTAMEEASYLAGLCSRVTLIHRRDEFRASKAMQQRVTANPKIEILYSHVVEDVLDVSQDKVTGIRVKNLKDGASRTVDVGALFVAIGHTPLTDLFKGQLELHPNGYLKVEPGSTRTSTPGVFAAGDVADWVYRQAVTAAGTGCMAALDAERFLQANDH
- a CDS encoding uracil-DNA glycosylase: MSVPSDDPREELRALTQALRAHAEWQAVTGATGLPAATPELDAERRPPDPGPVVPSLAPELGAPAPASEPRRQPSAAAVALPAPVTDPAERKRQLELIASEVRECVACGLHSARTQTVFARGTGSAGLCFVGEGPGADEDAQGEPFVGAAGQLLDKMIEAMGLSRDEVYVANIVKCRPPKNRKPEPDEMAQCLPYLERQLAILSPEVIVALGATAVQGLLGTSEGITRLRGKWKLYKGRIAVMPTFHPAYLLRTPSAKREVWADLQAVLRQMGRQPPPPKKA
- a CDS encoding DUF2085 domain-containing protein; its protein translation is MASLVERLPGKTLGRVVRAVLVVIGLAPLATPFLEQLPLLRYLAIPFNAWFEFQCHRELGRSFEILGHTLPVCSRCFGIYAGLGLGALVLRPRLDVWPLRIWVGVAAVAMILDVVTENLGMRPPSGWVRFVTGTLLAYPVGAALVLTARGDADATS
- a CDS encoding long-chain fatty acid--CoA ligase, with product MAARHLQDLLEHRAAESGDALALRSKKAGRWSGESWREWRDASRALSISLIESGVQRGDRVLLMSSTREEWGIIDFGVLGAGAVTVPVYPTATAEQIALILENSGARRAFVETAAGLEALSRAALTNVTLEGVVVLDTAAPFEPIERKSAAPLPVRRWLDALRDATALGSETEPSRRFDERRAALGPDDLATIVYTSGTTGVPRGAMLTHGALLAEVQGLLRAVAVGPGDEQLLFLPLAHILARIVLFGCVAAGARTAFAEGMHRVIESFMEVRPTFFASVPRLFEKVFTVATENAGAEGAVKERLWRWAVGIGLQTSRLRQRGDTPSGLLAARLRYADKIALSKVRERFGGRLAFAVSGGAPLSKELAEWFHAMGILVLEGYGLTEASGCSHVNRLDRYRFGTVGVPLDGVETRVEKDGEVLLRGPTLMRGFFGQPEATAEVIDADGWLHTGDIGRLDADGFLSIVDRKKDLIVTAGGSNVAPQALERLLCQSPWLSQAVVLGDRERYLVALLTLDMSTVKRWAADHRRGTDPASLSRDPELRALIQLDVDDVNRRLSRFEQVRKFAILERELSVADGELTETLKPRRERIRERYASQIRLMYDASAVSHPKPE